A stretch of the Agromyces larvae genome encodes the following:
- a CDS encoding IS3 family transposase (programmed frameshift) yields MSNSRKRHTPEQVVRKLGQADRMLADGADVAAVCRELGISEQTYYRWRNQYGGLKADDAKRLKELEKQNATLKRLLAEAELEKAALKELAGGKLLSPGRRRAAVAHLIRTLRVSERMACRLAGLSRSAYRRPLKGDTVADPDRALRDWLRAWAKKHPRCGYRRAYHDARAEGWVVNHKKIQRLWRVEGLRVPQRRRRKRVGSSTVEAPAADAPNVVWAVDFQFDADEQGRPIKICSIVDEHTRECIGGLTERSITAERLTAHLEDLVAVRGAPAVLRSDNGPEFISDAMADWAGTRTGLSYIPPGSPWRNGYVESFNSRLRDECLNINSFYSLLHAQVVIGDWKDEYNHHRRHSSLGYLPPAEYARQCTHQIETDDSQSVRTE; encoded by the exons ATGTCGAACAGCAGGAAGCGTCATACCCCGGAGCAGGTCGTTCGCAAGCTCGGTCAGGCCGACCGGATGCTCGCTGACGGCGCGGATGTCGCGGCGGTGTGCCGGGAGCTCGGGATCTCCGAGCAGACGTACTACCGGTGGCGTAACCAGTACGGCGGGCTGAAGGCCGACGACGCGAAGCGTCTGAAGGAGCTTGAGAAGCAGAACGCGACGCTGAAGCGGCTGCTCGCGGAGGCGGAGCTGGAGAAGGCCGCGCTCAAGGAGCTGGCTG GAGGGAAACTTCTAAGCCCGGGCAGGCGCCGCGCCGCCGTCGCTCACCTGATCAGGACACTGCGGGTGAGCGAACGGATGGCGTGCCGCCTGGCCGGGCTCTCTCGCTCCGCATACCGGCGCCCGCTCAAGGGCGACACGGTCGCGGACCCGGACCGTGCGCTACGGGACTGGCTGCGCGCCTGGGCGAAGAAGCACCCGCGTTGCGGGTACCGGCGGGCGTATCACGACGCCCGCGCCGAGGGCTGGGTCGTGAACCACAAGAAGATCCAACGCCTCTGGCGTGTCGAGGGTCTGCGCGTCCCGCAACGGCGTCGACGCAAACGCGTCGGGTCCTCGACCGTCGAGGCACCTGCCGCGGATGCGCCGAACGTGGTGTGGGCGGTCGATTTCCAGTTCGATGCCGACGAGCAGGGCCGTCCGATCAAGATCTGCTCGATCGTCGATGAGCACACCCGGGAGTGCATAGGTGGGCTCACCGAGCGGTCGATCACGGCCGAACGGCTCACCGCTCACCTCGAGGACCTCGTCGCCGTCCGCGGCGCCCCGGCCGTGCTCAGATCCGACAACGGACCGGAGTTCATCAGCGACGCGATGGCCGACTGGGCCGGCACCCGCACCGGGCTGAGCTACATCCCGCCGGGCTCGCCGTGGCGCAACGGGTACGTCGAGTCGTTCAATAGCCGGCTCCGCGACGAGTGCCTGAACATCAACAGCTTCTACTCGCTGCTGCACGCGCAGGTCGTGATCGGCGACTGGAAGGACGAGTACAACCATCACCGCCGGCACTCCTCGCTCGGCTACCTACCGCCCGCCGAGTACGCTCGGCAGTGCACCCATCAAATCGAAACCGACGACTCACAGAGCGTCCGGACCGAATGA
- a CDS encoding toll/interleukin-1 receptor domain-containing protein, whose amino-acid sequence MRNLEPVRKAAESRTQANDVFLCHAWPDRQTDAKNLYDLLVDEDVSVWFSEVSLTLGTDMRGAIDKGLVSSRIGIVLVTPAMLDRLRTDRSVAGSELSALLRRNLLVPVLHDVTFEELDQVSPLLASRGGLSTSEDSMADIAAKIAELVATLDGEEADELSTKAG is encoded by the coding sequence GTGCGCAACCTCGAGCCAGTACGCAAAGCGGCCGAGTCCCGAACGCAGGCGAACGACGTGTTCCTCTGCCACGCCTGGCCCGACCGTCAGACCGATGCGAAGAATCTCTACGACCTACTAGTCGATGAGGACGTGTCGGTGTGGTTCAGTGAGGTGAGCCTCACACTCGGTACTGACATGCGAGGAGCCATCGACAAGGGGCTCGTGAGTTCGCGCATCGGAATCGTGCTAGTGACGCCTGCCATGCTCGATCGCCTACGCACCGACCGGAGCGTCGCAGGTAGCGAGCTCAGCGCTCTGCTGCGCCGAAATCTCCTTGTGCCGGTTCTGCATGACGTGACGTTCGAAGAGCTTGACCAGGTCAGCCCCTTGCTCGCATCGCGTGGTGGGCTGAGCACGTCCGAGGACTCCATGGCTGACATCGCCGCGAAGATCGCCGAGTTAGTTGCGACGCTCGACGGCGAAGAAGCCGACGAACTCAGCACGAAGGCTGGCTAA
- a CDS encoding RES family NAD+ phosphorylase yields the protein MHGNTRLGNEFNPGAGGRTRFAFFLRPPVPVLYAATTEEAAISESILHDVPAAGGQVRPRDYQGRVVSRLKTTTDLRLVSFHGLGLRQLGIEPRQLTDTESIHYDRTVQWAEAAHEFERQGRRAHGTSWMSRRCNSDKAVMLFGDRVPADALAIDASYGRAFDLPADLAWLSDFCAPLHIDVVG from the coding sequence GTGCACGGGAACACACGCCTCGGGAACGAGTTCAACCCAGGCGCCGGTGGGCGGACCCGGTTCGCGTTCTTCCTACGACCGCCCGTGCCGGTGTTGTACGCCGCGACTACCGAGGAAGCGGCGATCAGCGAGAGCATCCTGCACGACGTGCCGGCCGCCGGCGGTCAGGTCCGCCCCCGCGATTACCAGGGCAGGGTCGTCAGCCGCCTTAAGACCACGACGGACTTGCGCCTCGTCTCCTTCCACGGACTCGGGCTGCGCCAACTCGGCATCGAGCCCCGCCAGCTCACCGACACCGAGAGCATCCACTACGACCGCACCGTGCAGTGGGCTGAGGCCGCGCACGAGTTCGAGCGTCAGGGCCGGCGTGCTCACGGCACCTCCTGGATGAGCCGGCGCTGCAACTCCGACAAGGCGGTCATGCTCTTCGGCGATCGCGTCCCAGCCGACGCGCTCGCGATCGACGCCTCCTACGGGCGCGCGTTCGACCTGCCCGCTGACCTGGCCTGGCTCAGTGACTTCTGCGCTCCCCTGCACATCGACGTCGTCGGATGA